Genomic window (Candidatus Binatus sp.):
AAACCGAAATCAGCTTTGCCTTCGAGCACTGCGTTGAGAACGATTTCCGGTTCGTGACCGGCGTTACGCGCGATCTGCTTGAGCGGTTCCGCCATCGCAGCCGCAACGATTCCCGCGCCGGCCTTTTTGTTCTCATCGAGTCTGAGCGACTTCACCGCCGCGATCGCGCGTACCAGCGCGACGCCGCCGCCGGGCACGATTCCCTCCTCGACTGCAGCGCGCAGCGCATGAACCGCGTCGTCAACGCGCGCCTTTTTTTCCTTCAGTTCGACTTCGGTCGCCGCGCCAACCTTGATCACGGCGACGCCGCCGGTGAGCTTGGCCAGCCGCTCCTGGAGCTTCTCGCGGTCGTAGTCGGAGGTGGTTTCCTCGATCTGGCGGCGGATCAATTCGATTCGTCCCTGGATTTCGGACTTTTTGCCGGCGCCGCCGACGATTGTGGTATTGTCCTTGTCGATCAGAACTTTCTTGCACTTGCCGAGCGCGGCGATCTCGACTTTCTCGATCTTGGCGCCGAGTTCCTCGGCGATCAGAGTGCCGCCGGTCAGAATCGCCATGTCCTGCAGCATTTCCTTGCGTCGATCGCCGAAGCCCGGCGCCTTCACCGCCGCGACTTTGATCGTACCGCGCAGTTTGTTGACGACCAGCGCGGCCAGCGCCTCGCCGTCAACGTCCTCGGCGATTATCAGGAGCTGGCGTCCGGTCTGCACCACGCTTTCGAGCAGCGGCAGGATTTCGCGCAGGTTCGAAAGTTTCTTTTCGTGGAACAGAATCAGCGGCTCGTCGAGTTCAACCGTCAACTTGTCGGCATTGGTGACGAAGTACGGCGACAGGTAGCCGCGATCGAAGCACATCCCTTCAACCAGATCGAGCACCGTCTCGAGGCCGCGCGCCTCTTCGACGGTGATCACGCCTTCCTTGCCGACCTTGTCCATCGCGTCGGCGACAATTTTGCCGATCGAGTTGTCGCCGTTGGCCGATACCGTCGCGACCTGCTCCAGCCGCTCGCGTTCCTTCACCGGCCGCGACATCTCCTTGATAGTTGCGACCGCCTTGACCACCGCGGCGTCGATTCCGCGGCGCAGTTCCATCGCGGGGAATCCCGCCGCCAGCAGCTTGATCCCCTCGCGCACGATCGCTCCAG
Coding sequences:
- the groL gene encoding chaperonin GroEL (60 kDa chaperone family; promotes refolding of misfolded polypeptides especially under stressful conditions; forms two stacked rings of heptamers to form a barrel-shaped 14mer; ends can be capped by GroES; misfolded proteins enter the barrel where they are refolded when GroES binds) is translated as MPAKTVELHERARVGMVKGATLVMEAARVTLGPRGRNVMIQRSFGSPTITKDGVTVVKEIELENHFENMGAKLIREVAQKTSDVAGDGTTTATVLAGAIVREGIKLLAAGFPAMELRRGIDAAVVKAVATIKEMSRPVKERERLEQVATVSANGDNSIGKIVADAMDKVGKEGVITVEEARGLETVLDLVEGMCFDRGYLSPYFVTNADKLTVELDEPLILFHEKKLSNLREILPLLESVVQTGRQLLIIAEDVDGEALAALVVNKLRGTIKVAAVKAPGFGDRRKEMLQDMAILTGGTLIAEELGAKIEKVEIAALGKCKKVLIDKDNTTIVGGAGKKSEIQGRIELIRRQIEETTSDYDREKLQERLAKLTGGVAVIKVGAATEVELKEKKARVDDAVHALRAAVEEGIVPGGGVALVRAIAAVKSLRLDENKKAGAGIVAAAMAEPLKQIARNAGHEPEIVLNAVLEGKADFGFNAATEVYEDLVKAGVIDPAKVVRCALENAASAASMMLTTEAAVAEAQKKPAPMAGMPGGGGMGGMGGGGMGGMGGMDDYGDDF